A stretch of Bos indicus x Bos taurus breed Angus x Brahman F1 hybrid chromosome 17, Bos_hybrid_MaternalHap_v2.0, whole genome shotgun sequence DNA encodes these proteins:
- the TBX1 gene encoding T-box transcription factor TBX1, protein MHFSTVTRDMEAFTASSLSGLGAAGGFPGAASPGADPYGAREPPPPRYEPCSAAAPGAPGPPHAYPFAPAAGAASSAAEPEGPGSSCVAAAKAPVKKNAKVASVSVQLEMKALWDEFNQLGTEMIVTKAGRRMFPTFQVKLFGMDPMADYMLLMDFVPVDDKRYRYAFHSSSWLVAGKADPATPGRVHYHPDSPAKGAQWMKQIVSFDKLKLTNNLLDDNGHIILNSMHRYQPRFHVVYVDPRKDSEKYAEENFKTFVFEETRFTAVTAYQNHRITQLKIASNPFAKGFRDCDPEDWPRNHRPGALPIMSAFARSRNPVASPTQPNGAEKDTAEARREFERDAGGPAGLGDPAHPPQLLARVLSPALPGPGVPLPGAPGGRPSPPHPELRLEAPGASEPLHHHPYKYPAAAYDHYLGAKSRPAPYPLPGLRGHGFHAHPHPHAHPHHHPAVSPAAAAAAAAAAAAAASMYSSAGAAPPGSYDYCPR, encoded by the exons ATGCACTTCAGCACCGTCACCAGGGACATGGAAG CCTTCACGGCCAGCAGCCTGAGCGGcctgggggcggcggggggctTCCCGGGCGCCGCGTCGCCGGGCGCCGACCCGTACGGCGCGCGCGAGCCCCCGCCGCCGCGCTACGAGCCGTGCTCCGCCGCCGCGCCGGGCGCCCCGGGCCCGCCGCACGCCTACCCGTTCGCGCCGGCCGCCGGGGCTGCCAGCAGCGCCGCGGAGCCCGAGGGCCCCGGGTCTAGCTGCGTGGCCGCCGCCAAGGCGCCGGTGAAGAAGAACGCGAAGGTGGCCAGCGTGAGCGTGCAGCTGGAGATGAAGGCGCTGTGGGACGAGTTCAACCAGCTGGGCACCGAGATGATCGTCACCAAGGCCGGCAG GCGCATGTTCCCCACCTTCCAAGTGAAGCTGTTTGGCATGGACCCCATGGCTGACTACATGCTCCTCATGGACTTTGTGCCCGTGGATGACAAGCGCTACCG GTACGCCTTCCACAGCTCGTCCTGGCTGGTGGCCGGGAAGGCAGACCCCGCCACGCCGGGCCGCGTGCACTACCACCCTGACTCGCCGGCCAAGGGGGCCCAGTGGATGAAGCAGATTGTCTCCTTCGACAAGCTCAAGCTGACCAACAATCTGCTGGATGACAATGGCCAT ATCATTCTCAACTCCATGCACAGATACCAGCCACGCTTCCACGTGGTCTACGTGGACCCGCGCAAAGACAGCGAGAAGTACGCGGAGGAAAACTTCAAAACCTTCGTGTTTGAGGAGACACGTTTCACCGCAGTCACCGCCTATCAGAATCACCGG ATCACGCAGCTCAAGATCGCCAGTAACCCCTTCGCCAAAGGCTTCCGAGACTGTGACCCCGAGGACTG GCCCCGGAATCACAGGCCCGGCGCGCTGCCGATCATGAGCGCGTTCGCCCGCTCGCGCAACCCCGTGGCCTCCCCCACGCAGCCCAACGGCGCGGAGAAAG ACACGGCTGAGGCCCGGCGAGAGTTCGAGCGCGACGCGGGCGGCCCGGCGGGGCTCGGGGACCCGGCGCACCCGCCGCAGCTGCTGGCGCGGGTGCTCAGCCCCGCGCTGCCCGGGCCCGGGGTCCCGCTGCCCGGTGCGCCCGGAGGCCGGCCCAGCCCCCCGCACCCCGAGCTGCGCCTGGAGGCGCCCGGCGCGTCGGAGCCGCTGCACCACCACCCCTACAAGTACCCGGCCGCCGCCTACGACCACTACCTCGGGGCCAAGAGCCGGCCGGCGCCCTACCCGCTGCCCGGCCTGCGCGGCCACGGCTTCCACGCGCACCCGCACCCGCACGCGCACCCGCACCACCACCCGGCTGTGAGCcccgccgccgcggccgccgccgccgccgccgccgccgctgccgc